The sequence TTGATGGCGGTTGGCAGGAACTGCCGATCCAGGCCCATCACGCTCTGGCTGTGGCCGCACTGCCGCTCCTGCATCGCGATCCCTTTGACCGGCTGTTGCTGGCCCAGGCCAGCGCTGATGGCCTGCTTTTGATCACTGCCGATCAGCAACTTGCGGCCTATCCGGGGCCGGTGCGGCTGATGGGCTGAATGGGCGCTTCAGTACGTTGAATGCTTCGGCAAAACGCCCTCTGCCACAGCGCTTAACGCCAGAACTGCCAAGCGCTGAGCCCCCACCGGCGACGTTGGCCCGCCATCGCCTGGTCTTGCTCTGCACCCTGGCGATCGGCTTGCTGCTCTTCGTGTGGCAGCTCGGCAGCACCGGGCTAGTGGATGAAACACCGCCGCTGTTCGCCGCCTCGGCGCGGGCGATGGCTGAAACGGGCGACTGGCTGATTCCCCGCGTCAACGGCCTGCCCCGCTACGACAAACCGCCGCTTGTGTATTGGCTGATGGGGGCCCTTTATGCCCTGCCGGGGCAGCAGGCTTGGAACCCCCTGGGCACCTGGGCGGCGCGGCTGCCCTCGGCCCTGGCCAGCGTGACCTTGATGCTGGGCCTGGCCCACACGCTGCTGCGCTGGCCCCAACGCTCCCGGGCCCCAGGAGCCACGGCGCTGGCGGCCGCCCTGGCCTACGGCCTTTCGCCCCTGGCGTTGGTCTGGGGCCGCATTGCCGTGAGTGATGCCCTGCTGGCGGGGTGTTTGGGGTTCAGCCTGCTGCTGAGCTGGCGCTGCTACGCCGCAGGCGGGCGCCGCTGGTGGCAGACCTGGCTGGTGCTGGGGCTGGCGGTGCTGGCCAAGGGGCCGGTGGCGGTGCTTTTGCTCGGGCTCACGCTCCTTTTATTTGGCTGGCTGCAGGCGGATCTGGGCGGGCTGTGGGCGCGGCTGCGGCCCCTGCCCGGGCTGGCACTCACCGCCCTGGTGGCGCTCCCTTGGTATGGCCTGGCGCTGCTGGTGGAGGGGGAGCCGTTCTGGCAGAGCTTTTTTGGTTACCACAATCTGCAGCGCTTCACCGCGGTGGTGAACAACCACCTGGCGCCCTGGTGGTTCTTCGGGCCGGTGCTGGTGATCGCCAGCTTGCCGGTCACTCCCTTGTTGCTGCTGGGGCTGGCCCAGGGCCTGGGGCGCCTGCGCTGGCGTTGGCTGCCGGCCGAGCCCCTGGCGCCAGAGCTCTCCCTGCAGCGCTTCGCCGCCTGCTGGCTGCTGGCGGTGTTGCTGTTTTTTACGGCGGCTGCCACCAAGCTGCCCAGCTACTGGCTGCCGGCCACGCCGGCGGCGGGCCTGCTGGTGGCCCTGGCGGCCCAGCGGAACGGTCGCTGGGCCTGGGGGCTGAGCCTGCTGCTAACGGCGGTGGTGGCCGGGGGCTTCGCGGCAGGCCCCCTGTGGCTGCCGCTGATTGAGGCCCCCGAGATGCCCAGCCTGGTGGCTGAGTTGTCGGCCGCGCCCTGGGTGCCCCTAGGTGCGGCCTTCTGGGCCTTGGCCCTGCTGCTGGGAGCCTGGGCGGGCTGGCGCAAGGACGCTCTGGCGGGCCTGCTGGCCCTGCAGCTGCCGCTGGCAGCGTTTGTGCCGGCGGTGTTGCTGCCGCTGGTGGAGTTGGGGGATCGGCTGCGGGCCGCCCCGGTGCGGGAGCTCGCGGCTGAGGCCCGCTCCGCCGGCCGGCCCAGTGAGCCCCTGGCGATGCTCGGCATGCTCAAACCCTCGCTGCACTACTACAGCCGCCGGGTGGTGATCTTCGAGGGTGATGAGCCCCAGCATTTGGTGAACCTGGCCGATCGCCTGCGGCATGAGAGCCGCCCAGGCCAAGCCGCCAGCACGCCGGCGCAGCAGCCGAGTGTGTTGGTGGTGATTGATTCCGGCACCGCCGCCCAGCCCCACTGGCAGGGACTTCAACCCCAGCTATTGAGTCGCCGCGGTATCTACGCCCTCTGGCGCCTGGAGCGCAGTCGCCTTGAGCAGCGGGCGGCCCAGCTGCGCGCAAAGGGTTTGAGCCCCGATTGGCGCGATCCGAGGCCCGAGCGCTACTGAGGCTGCGCGTCTTCTAATGACTGGGTCAGCTGCTTTTGCCGACAGAAACTGCAATGGCCCCAGCGGGCCATCTCACCGGCGGGGGCCGGGCTGGTGCAGCGGGGACAGCTAGCCATGCCGTGGACGTCCACCCGGCTGGGATGGACGCTCCACACTTCTTCTTCCTGCTGGCGGCCGGGGGGCACGGCGGCGCTGGGGTGGTGCTGCTCCAGGCGTATGTCGCGCACGGTGAAGCCGTTGGCGCGTAGGGCCCCCAGCAGT is a genomic window of Cyanobium sp. Tous-M-B4 containing:
- a CDS encoding glycosyltransferase family 39 protein; this encodes MARHRLVLLCTLAIGLLLFVWQLGSTGLVDETPPLFAASARAMAETGDWLIPRVNGLPRYDKPPLVYWLMGALYALPGQQAWNPLGTWAARLPSALASVTLMLGLAHTLLRWPQRSRAPGATALAAALAYGLSPLALVWGRIAVSDALLAGCLGFSLLLSWRCYAAGGRRWWQTWLVLGLAVLAKGPVAVLLLGLTLLLFGWLQADLGGLWARLRPLPGLALTALVALPWYGLALLVEGEPFWQSFFGYHNLQRFTAVVNNHLAPWWFFGPVLVIASLPVTPLLLLGLAQGLGRLRWRWLPAEPLAPELSLQRFAACWLLAVLLFFTAAATKLPSYWLPATPAAGLLVALAAQRNGRWAWGLSLLLTAVVAGGFAAGPLWLPLIEAPEMPSLVAELSAAPWVPLGAAFWALALLLGAWAGWRKDALAGLLALQLPLAAFVPAVLLPLVELGDRLRAAPVRELAAEARSAGRPSEPLAMLGMLKPSLHYYSRRVVIFEGDEPQHLVNLADRLRHESRPGQAASTPAQQPSVLVVIDSGTAAQPHWQGLQPQLLSRRGIYALWRLERSRLEQRAAQLRAKGLSPDWRDPRPERY